A section of the Hirschia baltica ATCC 49814 genome encodes:
- the nadC gene encoding carboxylating nicotinate-nucleotide diphosphorylase — protein MNILPIPPLPDVIIEPLVRLALSEDLGRAGDITTDVTIPADTRMIATVNAREPGIAAGYDAARLAARIVDPDLEWEVVHEEGKPFEKGAELIRLKGFARSILTAERMILNFIGPLSGISTLTSKFVDEVKHTNARIVCTRKTTPGFRALEKRAVRLGGGVNHRLGLDDAILIKDNHIAAAGSIKAVLERAKASVGHLCSIEIEVDTLEQLKEAIPFTPTAVLLDNMKPDMLREAVAMINGTCKAEASGGVNLSTVKAIAESGVDFISVGALTHSAVNLDVGLDYGD, from the coding sequence ATGAACATTCTGCCTATCCCACCGCTTCCTGATGTTATAATCGAACCTCTTGTCCGTTTGGCGCTCAGCGAAGACCTTGGCCGCGCAGGCGACATCACAACTGATGTCACAATACCAGCCGATACGCGAATGATCGCCACAGTAAACGCACGCGAACCTGGCATTGCAGCAGGCTATGACGCAGCAAGACTAGCAGCACGTATTGTCGACCCCGATCTAGAATGGGAAGTGGTACACGAAGAAGGCAAACCATTTGAAAAAGGCGCAGAACTTATTCGACTAAAAGGCTTTGCCCGATCCATCCTAACAGCAGAGCGCATGATATTAAATTTCATCGGCCCTCTATCTGGCATTTCGACGCTGACAAGCAAATTTGTCGATGAAGTCAAACACACTAATGCCCGCATTGTATGTACTCGCAAGACCACCCCCGGTTTTCGCGCCCTTGAAAAACGCGCTGTAAGGCTCGGAGGCGGCGTAAACCACCGTTTAGGCTTGGATGATGCCATTTTGATCAAAGACAACCACATCGCAGCTGCAGGTAGCATTAAAGCCGTATTGGAACGCGCCAAAGCCTCCGTTGGTCATCTATGCTCTATCGAAATAGAGGTGGACACACTTGAACAGCTTAAAGAAGCCATCCCTTTTACACCAACAGCTGTCCTACTCGACAATATGAAACCCGATATGCTGCGCGAAGCTGTCGCCATGATAAACGGCACGTGCAAAGCAGAGGCCTCAGGCGGTGTAAACCTATCTACTGTGAAAGCTATCGCTGAAAGCGGCGTAGACTTTATCTCAGTCGGCGCACTTACCCACTCAGCT